A region of the Paraconexibacter algicola genome:
GCGCAGCACGTCGTCGCCGCCGCGGCCCGACAGCCGATCGGCGCCGTCGGAGCCGACGAGCAGGTCCGGGCCCTCGCCGCCGATGAGCTCCTCGATCCCCAGGAGGTTCCCGGTCGCCGCGCCGCGCGGTCCGTCGTTGGCGCGGCCGTCGAGACTCAGGACCATCGGGACGGACCCGAGGTGGCGCGCCACGTCCCCATCCCCCGCGCCGCCGTCGCACACGTCGGGACCGGGCCCGCCGAGCAGGCAGGCGTCGTCGCCGGGCCCGCCGTCGAACCGGTCCGCCCCCGCCCCGAGGTCGACGACGTCGTCCCCGCCCCCGCCGATCACGGTCTCGTCGGCGTCGGTCCCGCGGACGAGGTCGTCCCCCGCACCGCCGACGACCACCTCGACCTCGCGCACGTCGTCCTGCTCGCCCAGGCGCCCGTCGTCCTCGCCGCCGCCGAGCGTGACCGCCACCCCGTCGTCGTGGCGGCCGTCGTCGTAGCGGACCGTGTCGCGCCCGGGGCCGCCGACGAGCCGCTCGGGGCCGGCGCCGCCCGTGAGCTCGTCGTCGCCCGGGCCGCCCGACAGCAGCGTCGGCCGGGCGACCCGCGTGACGAGCCGGTCGTCCCCGTCACCCGCCTCGACCCGCACCACCTCGACGGGCGCCGCGGCGCACACGACGGCGAGCGGCGTGTCGGGGGCGGCCGCGCAGCCGTCGCGGGCGACCGGTGGGGTCGCGGCGTCGGTCACGCGCACGAGCTCGCCCTGCGGCTCGAGGAGCAGGTCGTTGCGCTCGCCGGGCGCGGCGGTCACGGTCAGCGCGCCGTCCCCGACCGCGACGGTCGCGGCGGCGGCGGTCCCGGGGAGCGCCAGCCCCACGAGCAGCGCGAGGACCGAGACCCTCCCGTGCCGCCGGACCCTGCCGCCCATGGCACGGACCATACGCCGCGGGTCAGCGGCGCGGGCCGACGCCCATGACCTCCCGGACGTCCGCGAGGACCCCGGAGGCGATCGCGCGGGCCTTCTCCGCCCCGGCGCCGAGCGCCTCCTCGATGGCGGCCTCGTCGGGCCGCAGCTCGGCGTAGCGCTCGCGGACC
Encoded here:
- a CDS encoding calcium-binding protein, producing the protein MGGRVRRHGRVSVLALLVGLALPGTAAAATVAVGDGALTVTAAPGERNDLLLEPQGELVRVTDAATPPVARDGCAAAPDTPLAVVCAAAPVEVVRVEAGDGDDRLVTRVARPTLLSGGPGDDELTGGAGPERLVGGPGRDTVRYDDGRHDDGVAVTLGGGEDDGRLGEQDDVREVEVVVGGAGDDLVRGTDADETVIGGGGDDVVDLGAGADRFDGGPGDDACLLGGPGPDVCDGGAGDGDVARHLGSVPMVLSLDGRANDGPRGAATGNLLGIEELIGGEGPDLLVGSDGADRLSGRGGDDVLRGGGGDDVLLGDRGDDTVEGGAGVDRVAYASIFVGGPVRVTLDKIADDGESGERDRIGRDVEIVEGTATAADLLAGGITPVTLRGLGGEDRLVGGTARDVLDGGDGDDRISALDGVRDVLDCGPGLDQVVVDPVDDLRGCEVRGRQLPVLRVTRRTAPSRLRVRCPRAYRAPVRPYARRCRGVVTVRRAGRIVLRRRLDVPSGRGRNLRGPALRGGDLARWHLDGVRPPVAVARLAP